The Candidatus Koribacter versatilis Ellin345 genome has a segment encoding these proteins:
- a CDS encoding ATP-binding response regulator, translating into MQEAATILLVDDTDAQRYALSRVLRTGGYRVEEATSGEEALQKASARPDLILLDVGLPDLDGYEVCRRIKSDPATRSIPILQMSASYVSPRHKVMGLEGGADGYLTPPLEGPELLANVRAMLRMRAAEDRAARQTSEIEAARAELHAVLHSLAEGLLRMDRDGCICYANSAAERLLGYPSETIRGFRFHDLVHRNLSSCAKQSCPVAKFSGDLKGTLESVFVRKDGYPLTIEYTASPYAVGGEVEGVVVSFRDIGERKRSEEALRATEKLASTGRMAATIAHEINNPLEAITNLVYLISVSPSLDNDTRRYVDMAQAELSRVTHISKQTLGFYRQSSNAGEFSLSDVAEGVLGVMERKLKAAEIEVVRRYQAKIMLRGHAGEMRQVISNLILNAMEAVGTKGRIWLHIHKGRDWRNGREGVRFMISDTGSGIPRNKLKQIFEPFFTTKQEKGTGLGLWVSNGIVHKHGGYMRVRSSQSGAGHGTCFSIFLPLVNPHA; encoded by the coding sequence TTGCAGGAAGCCGCAACCATCCTTCTCGTTGACGACACCGACGCGCAGCGCTACGCGCTCAGCCGGGTGCTCCGGACCGGTGGGTACAGGGTGGAAGAAGCCACCAGCGGAGAAGAGGCGCTGCAGAAAGCATCGGCGCGCCCTGATCTCATCCTGCTCGATGTCGGCCTCCCCGATCTGGATGGCTACGAGGTCTGTCGCCGCATCAAGAGCGATCCGGCAACACGTTCCATTCCAATCCTGCAGATGTCCGCATCGTATGTTTCGCCCCGCCACAAAGTGATGGGCCTGGAAGGCGGAGCGGACGGATACCTCACGCCTCCGCTGGAAGGCCCTGAGTTGTTGGCGAATGTGAGGGCGATGCTGCGGATGCGCGCCGCCGAAGACCGCGCCGCGCGGCAAACGTCAGAGATTGAAGCAGCGCGGGCGGAACTTCATGCGGTGCTGCACAGTCTCGCGGAAGGCTTGTTGCGCATGGACCGCGACGGATGCATCTGTTACGCGAACAGCGCAGCGGAGCGGTTGCTGGGTTATCCGAGCGAGACCATCCGCGGTTTCCGCTTTCACGACCTGGTGCACCGCAATTTGTCGTCATGCGCAAAGCAATCGTGCCCGGTTGCGAAGTTTTCCGGAGATCTGAAGGGAACGCTGGAGTCGGTTTTTGTCCGAAAAGACGGATACCCGCTGACCATCGAATACACGGCATCGCCGTATGCAGTCGGCGGTGAGGTCGAAGGCGTCGTCGTATCGTTCCGCGACATCGGTGAACGCAAGCGTTCAGAAGAAGCACTGCGCGCGACCGAGAAGCTGGCGAGCACCGGCCGCATGGCTGCGACCATCGCGCACGAGATCAATAATCCGCTGGAGGCGATTACCAACCTCGTTTACCTGATCAGCGTATCGCCCAGCCTCGACAACGACACGCGGCGCTACGTGGACATGGCGCAGGCGGAACTGTCGCGCGTGACCCACATCTCGAAGCAGACGCTCGGGTTTTATCGGCAGTCGAGCAACGCCGGCGAATTCAGCCTTTCCGACGTCGCCGAAGGCGTGCTGGGTGTGATGGAGCGCAAACTGAAGGCCGCCGAAATTGAAGTGGTCCGTCGCTACCAGGCGAAGATCATGCTGCGAGGCCACGCCGGCGAAATGCGGCAGGTGATCTCGAACTTGATTCTCAACGCAATGGAGGCGGTCGGCACCAAGGGGAGAATCTGGCTGCACATCCATAAAGGCCGCGACTGGCGAAACGGGCGCGAGGGTGTGCGCTTCATGATCAGCGACACCGGTTCGGGCATTCCCCGCAACAAGCTCAAGCAGATCTTCGAGCCGTTCTTCACCACCAAGCAGGAGAAGGGAACCGGCCTGGGGCTGTGGGTGTCGAACGGGATCGTGCACAAGCATGGCGGCTATATGCGGGTGCGCTCGTCGCAATCTGGCGCAGGTCACGGGACCTGCTTCTCCATCTTCCTGCCTCTGGTGAATCCGCACGCGTAG